In the genome of Acidobacteriota bacterium, one region contains:
- a CDS encoding MBL fold metallo-hydrolase: MRVTALIENGALEGREDLQPEWGLSLFVELNGNKILFDTGASGAFAANAEKLGVEISDVDLAVVSHHHFDHGGGLARFFELNRKAPVFLREGPRTNRYFRLPGLIKKPIGLDLALLERFESRIEYVSEMRVISPGVYLLTAIGSAHPRPKGNRRLFADSSGTLIPDPFDHELLMAVHEDDGMTVFTGCSHHGVLNLIDAARAQFPHTPVKAVFGGFHLVGLPFFNSMAASRSEVREIGCKMMERVAGTVYSGHCTGEKAFGVLSEVMGEKLKAISTGSSVEV, translated from the coding sequence ATGCGGGTGACCGCGCTGATCGAAAATGGTGCTCTCGAAGGCCGGGAAGATCTCCAGCCGGAGTGGGGTCTTTCGCTGTTCGTCGAGCTGAACGGCAACAAGATTCTCTTCGACACGGGTGCTTCAGGGGCATTCGCCGCCAACGCAGAGAAGTTGGGTGTCGAGATATCGGACGTCGATCTCGCTGTCGTGTCGCACCATCATTTCGACCATGGGGGTGGTCTCGCACGGTTCTTCGAGCTCAATCGGAAGGCGCCGGTCTTTCTCCGTGAAGGACCACGCACCAATCGTTATTTCAGGCTCCCCGGGTTGATCAAGAAGCCGATCGGTCTCGATCTGGCTCTGCTCGAGCGGTTCGAAAGCAGGATCGAGTACGTCAGTGAAATGCGGGTCATCTCTCCCGGAGTCTACCTGCTGACGGCAATCGGCTCGGCGCATCCGAGGCCGAAGGGTAACCGCAGGCTCTTCGCAGATTCGAGTGGGACGTTGATCCCGGATCCCTTTGATCACGAGCTGTTGATGGCGGTGCACGAGGACGACGGCATGACGGTCTTCACAGGCTGCTCACACCATGGCGTTCTCAATCTGATTGACGCCGCCAGGGCACAGTTTCCTCACACGCCCGTCAAAGCCGTTTTCGGCGGTTTTCACCTCGTCGGGCTGCCGTTTTTCAATTCGATGGCGGCGAGCCGCAGCGAGGTGCGAGAGATCGGGTGCAAGATGATGGAAAGGGTCGCAGGCACCGTCTACTCCGGTCACTGCACCGGTGAAAAGGCGTTCGGCGTCCTCTCGGAAGTGATGGGTGAGAAGCTGAAAGCGATCTCGACCGGGTCCAGCGTCGAGGTGTAG